A section of the Acidobacterium capsulatum ATCC 51196 genome encodes:
- a CDS encoding copper resistance protein B, which produces MRILRVLGSAGAFKGASTLFLTAATLWMSTFVSPLMAEGQSAPPNSHRKVTSSIPGIKPLEMGHQLFGHVLVDQFEDRTNGADHEFRWDGEGWFGTDMNKLWIKSEGVASMGSLSDGDQEFLYDHPIPRLRYFDAQVGVRADLDSGPSRVWAAIGIEGLAPYLFEFAPTLYIRNGGNVAGRVNASYELLFTQRLIAEPQVELNFYNKDDRARGTGSGLSEIDTGMRLRYEFSRKFAPYIGFAYNGKYGDTANFARQAGESTSDPRFVFGVRAWY; this is translated from the coding sequence ATGAGAATACTTAGAGTACTTGGCTCCGCCGGTGCATTCAAGGGAGCATCGACGCTGTTTCTTACTGCCGCCACGCTTTGGATGAGCACATTCGTATCGCCGTTGATGGCGGAAGGACAGTCGGCACCTCCGAACTCGCATCGAAAGGTGACGTCGTCGATCCCGGGCATCAAGCCGCTGGAGATGGGCCATCAGTTGTTTGGCCATGTTCTGGTCGACCAGTTTGAAGATCGTACCAATGGGGCCGATCACGAATTTCGCTGGGATGGCGAAGGATGGTTCGGGACGGACATGAACAAACTCTGGATCAAGTCAGAAGGCGTCGCCAGTATGGGATCGCTGAGCGACGGCGATCAGGAATTTCTATACGATCATCCAATTCCGCGTCTCCGATACTTCGATGCTCAAGTCGGTGTGCGCGCGGATCTGGATTCTGGTCCGTCGCGTGTCTGGGCCGCCATCGGCATCGAAGGGCTGGCGCCGTACCTGTTTGAGTTTGCCCCCACGCTCTACATCCGCAACGGCGGGAACGTAGCTGGTCGCGTCAATGCATCCTATGAACTGCTGTTCACGCAGCGGCTGATTGCCGAGCCGCAAGTGGAACTGAACTTCTATAACAAGGACGATCGTGCCCGCGGCACCGGTTCTGGTCTATCCGAGATCGACACTGGCATGCGCCTGCGATACGAGTTCAGCCGCAAATTCGCTCCATATATTGGATTTGCCTACAACGGCAAGTACGGCGATACGGCCAATTTCGCACGGCAAGCTGGTGAGTCCACCAGCGATCCGCGTTTCGTGTTCGGAGTCAGGGCCTGGTACTGA
- a CDS encoding DUF302 domain-containing protein, producing MKRKLLMLIVVAATTLAFSGMAVAQSSIVKVESQHNFNQTISKLKSATSQNGLMVMGHINQGHVLSMTGLHMNGEAFLVGNPNVGKKLFSVDHAVGLFIPARIFVYQGKNGRTYVSYDRPSAELDQFNNPKISMMAKMLDKKLDSIAQSATH from the coding sequence ATGAAACGTAAGTTATTGATGCTCATTGTTGTTGCCGCGACCACTCTTGCCTTCAGCGGAATGGCAGTGGCTCAAAGCTCTATCGTCAAAGTCGAAAGCCAACACAACTTCAATCAGACAATTTCCAAGCTCAAGTCCGCGACCAGCCAGAATGGCCTGATGGTGATGGGACATATCAACCAAGGGCATGTCCTTTCCATGACCGGCCTTCACATGAATGGCGAGGCCTTCCTTGTAGGCAACCCCAACGTCGGCAAGAAACTCTTCAGTGTCGATCACGCTGTTGGGCTCTTCATCCCCGCACGTATTTTTGTGTATCAGGGAAAGAACGGGCGCACGTACGTCAGTTATGACAGGCCGTCAGCGGAGTTGGATCAATTCAACAATCCCAAGATCAGTATGATGGCGAAGATGCTCGATAAGAAGCTCGATAGCATCGCACAATCCGCAACCCACTGA
- a CDS encoding copper resistance system multicopper oxidase: MHRHKNDETPSFPPITRRRFVQGVTAGAAMAAVGWRGVPAFGETSPHMPQTLSGKNFHLTIDYLPVNFTGKRVTAMAVNGSVPGPILRWREGDEVSIHVTNRLKVPTSVHWHSLRIPADMDGVPGLSYPGIAPGETFHYHFKVEQNGTAWYHSHTRFQEQSGVNGPLIIDPQGEDPIQSDREHVIFLSDWTDTNPETVFSNLKEESDYYNYHRHTVPGFFSATRKKGLGKTISERLAWAKMNMSTQDISDISAATYTYLLNGNPPGWNWTGLFSHGEKVRLRFINGSAMTFFDVRIPGLKMTVVQADGNDVEPVPVDEFRIGVAERYDVIVEPTDEKAYTIFAQSEDRTGYARGTLAPRIGMTAPVPPMDPRPKRTMVDMGMKMGSMAGMKMANMNGIDGMTTADMQTGDDGHSQMNMNMNDSEVAARNRMKQISKAAKMSMAGMRGMQIDSEIGKTPFPQPGPYTRPAVVIPEAELGSLESRLEPSNPVKLHLGPEVATIAAHVESRLNLPGDGLNHNGRRVLTYADLRSRYRGVDGRPPTREIELHLTGNMNRYIWGFNGERFSNNNPVVLKLGERVRFVLINDTMMEHPIHLHGLWSELENGQGEHRPFKDTIIVKPAERVTYLVSADTPGRWAYHCHLLYHMEAGMFRAVVVLP, translated from the coding sequence ATGCATCGTCACAAGAATGATGAAACTCCCTCGTTTCCCCCAATCACCCGCCGCCGCTTCGTACAGGGTGTCACGGCGGGAGCGGCCATGGCAGCCGTCGGCTGGCGTGGTGTGCCCGCGTTTGGCGAAACGTCTCCGCACATGCCCCAAACGCTTTCGGGCAAGAACTTTCATCTCACCATTGACTATCTACCCGTCAATTTTACCGGCAAGCGGGTGACGGCGATGGCGGTCAACGGTTCCGTGCCTGGGCCGATACTACGTTGGCGCGAAGGCGATGAGGTGTCGATTCACGTTACCAATCGACTGAAAGTGCCGACATCCGTTCACTGGCACTCGCTGCGCATTCCGGCTGATATGGACGGAGTGCCAGGTCTGAGCTATCCCGGTATTGCTCCCGGCGAGACTTTTCACTATCACTTCAAGGTTGAACAGAATGGCACCGCCTGGTACCACAGCCACACGCGTTTTCAGGAGCAGTCAGGGGTTAACGGCCCGCTCATCATCGATCCACAGGGCGAAGACCCCATTCAATCTGACCGCGAACACGTGATCTTTCTCTCCGATTGGACGGACACGAACCCTGAAACAGTTTTCAGCAATCTCAAGGAGGAAAGCGACTACTACAACTATCATCGGCACACCGTGCCTGGATTTTTCTCGGCAACCCGAAAGAAGGGTCTGGGAAAGACTATTTCGGAGCGGTTGGCATGGGCCAAGATGAATATGAGCACCCAGGATATCTCCGACATTTCCGCAGCGACGTACACCTACCTGCTTAACGGCAACCCACCCGGCTGGAACTGGACCGGGCTCTTCTCGCACGGAGAAAAAGTTCGTCTGCGTTTCATCAACGGCTCGGCCATGACCTTTTTCGATGTCCGCATTCCAGGTTTGAAGATGACCGTGGTGCAGGCAGACGGCAACGATGTAGAGCCGGTTCCCGTTGACGAATTTCGCATCGGCGTGGCCGAGAGATATGACGTGATTGTGGAGCCCACTGATGAAAAAGCCTACACCATCTTTGCGCAGTCAGAAGACAGAACCGGATACGCGCGCGGCACGCTGGCTCCACGCATAGGCATGACTGCGCCCGTTCCGCCCATGGACCCTCGACCAAAGCGCACTATGGTCGATATGGGGATGAAAATGGGCAGCATGGCCGGTATGAAGATGGCGAACATGAACGGCATTGATGGCATGACCACCGCTGACATGCAGACAGGCGATGACGGCCATTCGCAGATGAATATGAATATGAATGACTCCGAGGTGGCTGCCCGCAATCGGATGAAACAGATCAGCAAGGCGGCGAAAATGTCGATGGCGGGCATGCGGGGCATGCAGATCGATAGCGAAATCGGAAAAACTCCATTCCCGCAGCCTGGTCCCTATACCAGACCCGCAGTCGTCATTCCTGAAGCGGAATTAGGCTCGCTGGAATCACGTTTAGAACCTTCCAACCCGGTCAAGCTGCATCTGGGGCCTGAGGTTGCAACCATCGCAGCGCATGTAGAGTCACGCTTGAACTTGCCGGGAGACGGACTCAATCACAATGGCCGGCGCGTGTTGACCTACGCCGATCTCCGCTCTCGTTATCGAGGAGTGGATGGCAGACCTCCTACGAGGGAGATTGAATTGCACCTCACGGGTAACATGAATCGATATATATGGGGATTCAATGGTGAGAGGTTCTCGAACAACAATCCTGTTGTTCTCAAGCTTGGTGAACGGGTGCGGTTTGTACTCATCAACGACACCATGATGGAGCATCCCATCCACCTGCATGGCCTCTGGAGCGAACTGGAGAACGGGCAGGGAGAGCACAGACCATTCAAAGATACGATTATCGTGAAGCCCGCCGAACGCGTGACCTATCTGGTCAGTGCCGATACCCCGGGCCGGTGGGCTTATCACTGCCATCTGCTGTATCACATGGAGGCAGGCATGTTTCGTGCTGTGGTGGTGCTGCCATGA